The nucleotide window CGCCCGCGACCTCGAGCGGGCCGGCGGCGGCGAGGCGCCCCGCGACGACCTGGAACGGCGGGTCGCGGCGGCCTGGAGCGAGGTGCTGTCCCTGCCCGAGGTGTCCATCGACGACAGCTTCTTCCAGCTCGGCGGCGACTCGTTCGCGGCGGTACGCGCCATGGTCGCCCTCGACAACCCGGTGCCGGTGGTGGAGCTGTTCAAGTACCCGACCGTCCGGGGGCTGGCGGAGCGGCTCCGTGCCGCCGGCGCGGGGGAGCGCGAACTGCTGCACGAGCTGACCCCGGCCGGGCGGGCGGCCGACACCACCGTCGTCTGCCTGCCGTACGGCGGCGGCAACGCGATCGCGTACCGGCCGCTGGCCGAGGCGCTACCGGAGCGGTTCCGCCTGCTCGCGCTCCACCAGCCGGGCTACGACCCCGGCGGCGACCCGGCCGACTTCCAGCCCTTCGACCGCATCGTCGACGACGCCGCCGACGAGGTGCTGCGCCGGGTCGACGGCCCGGTCATCGTGTACGGCCACTGCGCCGGCACCTACATGGCGGCGGCGCTGGCCCGGCTGCTCGAGGCGCGCGGCGCCGACGTGCGGGGGCTCTACCTGGCCGCGGCGCTGCCGTCCGACGATCCCGACGGCGCGCTCGCCGCCGAGCGCACCACCTCGGACGAGGAATGGGCCGGCTACCTCACCACCATCGGCGGCTTCGACGGCGCGCTGGGCTGGTCGACGGTGGAGCACATGATGACCGTCGGCCGGCACGACCACGTCGGCGCGATGACCTTCCTGCGCCGCGAGGCCGCCGGCCCGCCGACGTCCGTGCGGGCGCACACCGTCGGGTTCTTCGGCGACGCCGACCCGGCGACCGAGCACTTCGCGCAGCGCTACGTCGACTGGAGGCGTCTCGTCGGCGACCTCGACCTGGCCGTGGTGCCGGGCGGCGGACATTACTTCGTCCGGGACCGTGCCGACGCCGTGGCCGCGCGAATCGATCGAGACCATCCCGCCGAGGAGGCAACAGCATGAGCATCACCGATCCGATGGGCGAACTGCTCACCACCGGCGCCAACGAGCTCGCCAGCGCCGACCCGCGGCTGCACCGGGTACTGGTGAACGAGCAGGAACGCCAGGCCGCGACCCTGTCCCTGGTCGCCTCGTGCAGCCCGGTCGACCCCTCGGTGCTGGTCAGCCAGGCGTCCGCCGCGGTGAACGTGACCGCCGAGGGCTACCCGGGCCGGCGCTACCACGCCGGCTGCGAGGTCATCGACGGCATCGAGCAGCTCGCCATCGACCGGGCCAAGGCGGCGTTCGGCGCCCGGTACGCCAATGTGCAGCCGCACTCGGCGACCACCGCCAACTACGCGGTGCTCTCCAGCCTGCTGGAGCCCGGCGACACCCTGCTCGGCATGGAGCTGGAATCCGGCGGCCACCTGACGCACGGCAGCCCGGCCGCGTACGCCGGCCGCTACTTCACCGCGATCGGGTACGGCCTGGACGACGCCGGGCTCATCGACTACGACGAGGTGGCCGCCCTGGCCCGTGAGCACCGGCCGAAGATGATCGTCTGCGGCGCTACCGCGTACCCGCGGCTCATCGACTTCGCCCGGTTCCGGCGCATCGCCGACTCGGTCGGCGCGTACCTGCTGGCGGACATCTCGCACACCGCCGGCCTGGTCATCACCGGCCGGCACCCCAGCCCGATCGACCACGCGCACCTCACCACCACCTGCACGCACAAGCAGCTGTACGGCCCGCGCGGCGGCCTGATCCTGTCCGGCCGGGACGCGGACTCGCCGGCGCCGCGCGGCAAGGGCACGCTCGCCCAGTTCGTGCAGCGCACCATCTTCCCGTACTTCCAGGGCGCGCCGGTGCTCAACGCGATCGCGGCCAAGGCCCGGGCGCTGGACATCGCCGCGGGTCCGGAGTTCGACGACACGGTCGGCCGCATCGTGGCGACCGCCCGGTCCATGGCGGACACCCTCGCCGAGCTCGGCCACGACGTGGTCTCCGGCGGCACCGACAACCACATCGTCCTGGTCGACCTGAGCCGCTGGGGGATGACCGGGCTGGTGGCCGAGCAGGCCCTCGAGGAGTGCCACATCGTGGTGAACAAGAACCGGGTGCCGCGCGACACCACCCCGGCCCTGGTCACCTCGGGCCTGCGGATCGGCACCAACAGCATCGCCCGGCGCGGCATGGGCGACGAGGCCGCGGCCGAGTGCGCCGAGCTCGTCGACCTGGTCCTGGCCTCCGTGCAGCCGCTCGGCGACCGGGAGTACCGCCTGCCCGGCGCCGTGCGCGACCTGGCCCGCGAGCGGGTGGCGCGGCTGTGCCGGGAGCACCCGCTGCCGGGCTACCCC belongs to Amorphoplanes digitatis and includes:
- the glyA gene encoding serine hydroxymethyltransferase, translating into MSITDPMGELLTTGANELASADPRLHRVLVNEQERQAATLSLVASCSPVDPSVLVSQASAAVNVTAEGYPGRRYHAGCEVIDGIEQLAIDRAKAAFGARYANVQPHSATTANYAVLSSLLEPGDTLLGMELESGGHLTHGSPAAYAGRYFTAIGYGLDDAGLIDYDEVAALAREHRPKMIVCGATAYPRLIDFARFRRIADSVGAYLLADISHTAGLVITGRHPSPIDHAHLTTTCTHKQLYGPRGGLILSGRDADSPAPRGKGTLAQFVQRTIFPYFQGAPVLNAIAAKARALDIAAGPEFDDTVGRIVATARSMADTLAELGHDVVSGGTDNHIVLVDLSRWGMTGLVAEQALEECHIVVNKNRVPRDTTPALVTSGLRIGTNSIARRGMGDEAAAECAELVDLVLASVQPLGDREYRLPGAVRDLARERVARLCREHPLPGYPLDRVAVTA